CTCGGCAGGTGGACAAGgcttttgagttttttaatgatatgtggatttttggttgttttcctGATATTCTTACCTATAACACCATTATAGGTGGGTTATGTAGGGCAAATGAGGTAGATAGAGGTCACGAGTTATTGAATGAAATTCGATTGAGAGATGATTGTTCACCAGATGTTGTGACTTATACATCAGTCATATCTGGTTACTGTAAGTTGGGTAAGATGGGGAAGGCTTCTGCTCTTCTTAATGAGATGATTAATTCAGGAACGGTGCCTAGTGCCGTCACTTTTAATGTTCTGATTGATGGCTTTGGCAAGGTTGGAGATATGCTTTCTGCTAAATCCATGTATGAGAAGATGGTTTCTTTTGGTTGCGTTGCTGATGTTGTAACCTTTACTTCCTTGATTGACGGATACTGTCGCAATGGAGATGTGAACCGGAGTTTGCAGCTTTGGAATACAATGAAAGTGAGAAATATATCTCCAAATGTTTAtactttttctattattatcaATGCTCTATGCAAGGAAAACAGACTGCATGAGGCTCGTGAACTTTTGAAGGAGTTGACATGTACAAATATTGTTCCGAAACCGTTTATCTTCAACCCTGTGATTGACGGGTTCTGCAAGTCTGGGAATTTGGACGAGGCCAATTTGATAGCAGTGGAAATGAAGGAGAAGAAATGTTATCCTGATAAAGTGACGTATACTATTCTCATTATCGGGCATTGTATGAAAGGAAGAATGCTTGAAGCAATTGGCATTTTCGATAAAATGTTATCAGTTGGTTGTACACCTGATGATTTCGCCGTGCATTCTTTGGTATCTTGCCTTTTCAAGGCCGGGATGCCTAATGAAGCCTCCCGTGTTTCAACAATAGCATCACAGGGCAAGAAGTCGGCAAGTTCATCATCTTTGGATAACAATATTCCTTTGAGGATAAACAGAGTTGTGCCTGTTGCTGCTTAAGAGAAAAGCCCCGTATCATTGAATTTAGTCTGGTCCAGAGATGTTGAAAAGGCCCTACAGCATGCGTCAAGTATCCAATTAAGCATATCCAGCTTGAACCACAAATGACCTTCCATTAAGTAAgtctcttttttgttttcttttgttcatgTCATAAACTTTTTGATCATGCTGTTTAAAAAATGtacttataaataatacaactgaatgattttctctttctcccAACCAAGTGACTTGTATTAGCTAGCAAGTCGATTGATTCAGTTGCTCCAGTGTACCATAaggttaaaaataacatttatactCATTATATGAGTTCTAATCCCTTTCTTCAATCATGCTCCAAACTATATAACTTGTAAATGctatttttaatagataaaGAAGAGTGATGTCAAGTtgcatttattttcttcaacGATTATTCTTAacacaatttttcttttctatgagTTTGCAGGATAACAAGTAAGCATATTTCCTTGTATTCTGCCATTGCCTCTTTACATTATATGAGGGTGTAATAACATCTTAAATCTGAATTTGGTAGGAGATCATCTCCAATGAATATTTTTGTTTGGCTTCAAATGCTGGATAATGCTATAGAAAACAGGCATGATGCTAAATGAGTGGCACGTACCACGGAGGTTGGCCCTTTGTCCTTTCACTTCTGTATGTCAAATGAGAAAACAAAGCAATTTCGTGTTTTCAGTAAGGAACCTGGAAAAAAGATGGATCAAATTCAtgttttttccttatttattctGGACAATTCAATACACTCTGTTTTTTGGCCCCCCACATTTTAGTGTGTACAGAACTttagaaaatttcaagaatgaatgaaATGTATTTGAGGACATGCTGATCATCAATAAAGGGATTTCTGTTTACATGGTTCTTTTTTGTTTCAGACGGGTCCATGAGTTATATTCTTGTATTCCAAATTTATGctttgaataaaagacaaacaTAACAAggatataaatttatttttcaatattggCAAATTCATTACACAACAAGCATCTAATTGAAGAAAATTTACAGTATTGTCTTTGTTGTGTACAATACATTTGCTTCTTTTACGTGTCTTGGACCTTATTGTAGGCTGTTAAGCCACAGCACTTTGAACCAGTTCATGATCTCTCCCTCAGATCAAGCAACAACGGGGTATGATGCACATGTTGCCACACCTGGCAGCGAAATTGGAGTTACGAAGAATAACAAGGAATTAAATGATAATCAGAGATTCAATGAGGTTGAGACTTACCACACATGTTTTTGCCCATTTCCATCTTGAAGTAGCCCTTGTCACCCCATTCTGCTCCCCATGAGTTCTTAATGAGCCAATACGGGACTCCATTTTCAATTCCATATCCAACTGCAAGAACAGCGTGGTTCACATCCTGCCAAATAACCACCATTGCTAGTAAGAAAACGTCGATccatcatatatacatatataaactgGCCATCATTCAACCCAATTGAAAGGCGCAGTTTTGaccaaaaatacaattttttccAACTCCGAgcaaaaaaaaggtaaaacatAAGGAACTTACCGAGGAAGTGTTGCCACATTTGTCACTGGTGTAAACCCCGcttttgtaaaaattgaaaCTTGGGACAACTTCAAATGCCACGCTAACTGGTCGAACCATAGCAACTGCATGCTTTAATTCATCTTCAGAACCCTGTGTTTGATCGTAAAGATTTGAACATTCCAAATGATGAAATATAATAGTTCAATACATAGGACAGTTACTCCCAAGTTATTTGTTTCGGACTACGGATCTGATTGAATTCCAATATTCAGCTAAGGTCGCAAGCTAGAATAGTCGATCACAGCTATGTATATGGAACTGCTAGGATTTAGAACACTGAAAAACAACGATAAACACATTTTTTTAAGTTGCACATTGGACAGGTTTAGAACTAGACATAAATCGATACAGATTATCCAATCAAATTCAGCCAAGAACAAGAGTTGGTCATCTATTTTTTGCTTCAGGATCATGATCATATTCTTAGCGGAAAACCAGAAGAGTTATGAACTTACCAAGGTAATGTTGACAGCGTCAATGACTTGGACACCAACATTTTCggatgagaatgtgcattgaccATCTTTTGCTGTATAAGGGTATGCCTCCTCCGTATCAAGGCCACCGTTGTATTTGATATACTCAAAGGCTTGGGATGGCAAACCACCATTGCACCCAAAGTTGTTAAAGGCTCCAGCACAGTCCACAAGCTGCTGCTCCGAAAGAGAGATTCCTTTCCCAAATGCCTGATGGTAAGCAGCTTCAAGAGCTCCAGTAGTACTGCAATATGCAAATGCATAAGGTCAAAACTTACTACTTTACAAGCTAAATCTAGTAGctcggtaaaaaaaaaaaattctctaaatcaTAATCAAAAGCTAACCTGAATGCCCAGCAAGATCCACAGGACCCCTGATTTTTGACCGGGCTAACTATGCCTGATTCCCTCCAGTCTTTCTGtcaatatcatatcatatatcaaAAGAGTTACCATTAATCAAGCCCTGCATTCTTATGTCATATGGCGACTGTCGCAGATTATATCGGCTCATAGATTTCAGGTTATACCTTGGCACATTCCACACCAACGAAGAGCTGGAAGACTGTCTCAATAAATTGGCCACAGTTTTCGGCCGAAAAAGGATTGAAATATTTGGTACATGAAAGGCATAACATTAGTATCTAATTCTTATTTTCTAGTGGCTCCCCCTCCTTTTGGCAACTTACACCATGAACTTTCCCCAAACGTCCTACCCAAACAATCTCGATTATCGCCTTTTTGATGAGATCTTTCAATGAAGGTAATTCCATTGTTGGTTTTCAATCCCTTCTCAGTTGAAAATTGTGGCAATTTATCGAAACATAATTTCCAAACTCCTCATTGGCATGAAATGTGCCCTGAAATGTCCACGCTTTCCCCAAACTATCTATAACATCCATGCAAAACAGAAAACCCTTCTTTGAAAGCTAATGCAATAACAGGTATATATCTCCATAGCTAAAGCAAAAAAAATCTTAAGTTTACCGCTTAGCAGCTTTAGAGAACAAGAATATCAGCCAAGTCTTGGCACACCAAAAGATTCCACCATACTATCTTTTACAACTTGTTGCATGATGAAATCATACCGACTACTGGATTGTATTAGGTAGATTTATTGTCCAATGAATTATATAGAAAACATTGTTAGAAAACCTTAATCTTCGTATCTAATGGtttctttttatattaagtGAAAGTACCGATTCAGGAAGGACGACATCAGTGAGCTGGTGATTGCCCTTTCTGGTGGCAGAACAGTTTTGAGCAGCTCCAATTCTGTGTTTTCGAAACTCATCCCATGTTAAATCAGCAAACTCTGCATCGTTTGaatcaataagaaaaagaaagatgagttAATAATTGAATGCAGATTAAGCAAATTTTATTTGTACATATCACCTGCAAGTGCAATAATCAACATCATTCGCTCACTGTTAAAGACAGGTTGATTTTTCTATTGTGAACCTCTAAGCCTACAGTTGGCCTTTAACCATGGAAATCAACCGAACTAAATTAGATCCTAGTTAAGTCAAAGTTGGTAACTAACTTGATTCGTCAGCGGAGCACAGATATACAGTGAAAAatcttcaaaacaaaattaaaaaaataaaaaaatttaacgtACGATTCACAGATAGAGAATAAGGCAATCCCTTCTTGTTAGCAGATCTGATTAAATCCATATTATCTTTGAAAATCTGAAACCGTAGCTTTATCTCCTCAACATCCTCGTACCTCTTTCCATGCCTAACCAAAAAcgattaaaaaaagaaaaagaaaagaaaatttaatatcaGCTTCCATCTTCTTTAACTTCTATTTTTCTGGAGAACAAACGTAAGAATTAAGATAAGTGTAATGATGCAATGTTGGAGTTTACTTGTAAGCAAAACGAGCAAAGGAGATAGCACGACGAGTATGACCGATGACACGAAGAACAGAGGAGTCGAGACCATCGGATACCATCTGAATGGGGTTCGTGTCCTCGAAGGTTGATGCTGAGGCGAGGCAGCATAGCAGAAAGATGACGGAGGACATTAACGTTAAGCCAGCCATAATTATGTTGCTTTTTCACTGACTGTAcgtttctttgttttcgggaTGTTTAGGTTATGGAGAGAAATTTAAGAAGGCATGGGTAGTAGTTAGGTGAATCGAAATGATTAGGATGTCGATCCCAACGGGGGTAAATCCGCAGATTAAAAGTCTTTTATGATTAGGAAAGTTATGGTCGAAGCAAAAGCAAGGGAAAGAAAAACACAGATCACAATTATTGTGTTGTGTAttcatattttagatattttcaaAAGTAGTTAAAACTAGATCGTCGAATATTAtaccatattttaaattaattttagaaaatataaaagattgaaTTCCAAAGAGAATGAAAAACAGATCAAGGCTCCTTAATTTATATGTACCAACTACCAAACACAAAACACTccttaatttatccattaatcTATCTCTGTTGTTCTGATCCATATTatcaaaccaaaatatatacGATTGTATACATGCTATTCTATATCCCtttacaattatttaatgatatttcaaTGATGTTTTTTTATGCCATTGACACATGATTTTGGTAATCTTTTTAATCTGAACTTTGAATCTCAAACCTTAAACATAAACACAAACTAAAAACCATTAAACCCGAATCCTGACCCCTGAACCTTGAACTAAAAAGTTAAGTTcatgatttaaggtttaatgtaaaaaattatcaaaattgtatctcaattatataaaaaaaaatttgttgaaatattataaaataattaaaaaaatacagaaTGACGTAACACACCTATTCCATACGATCCTTTCTCAATATACAAATGCACCCCCCACTAGAAATATCTAttgatacaaatatataaaccaACGAATCTTTGGTTGGtagtagacctgtccatgggccgggccgggcccacaAAAAATTTTCAGCCCGTTTACTAGGCCAGGGCCCGagccggcccgaaatatgggcctgagattttgcccaggcccggtcCGAAAAAAATATtgggcccgagcccggcccggcccgtttttaattaaaattaaaattatttttaataaaattaaaactaattgttagtaaaattataaaattattaattgttaattgtattaattgttgtaataaaatctaacatttgattagtaaatttatcaaattattaattgtattaattgttgtaacaaaatctaacatttgattaataaaacaaacttgatgttttattattattttgtaacactagtcaaggaaatgaaagtaaataaacttaaaataaaaaactattatattttaaaaataaaaaaatatatatttaatattttttgggccgggcccgggccaaaaaaatcttgcccgagggccggcccattttttaaacgggcctaaaattttacccaagcccatatttcgggcctatatttttacccaaaccctctcatatttcgggcgggccgtcgggccgggccgagccgcccgacccatggacaggtctagttggTGGTGGGGaagaatttaagattttaaatttaagttttatagtacgtaggttttttttaaataatttaattataagttttgattatATCTATTCATTTTGATACAATACTTAGAATTACTCGTAGTCCTTCCTCAAACCaaaaataagaggataatgtgtTTCAACGTTCTCGCATCCATGCCCTCcagcattgacaacaatatcccTGTCAAttaagttaagactcaatcagcaGTATATGAactcttttttaatattatttaagttgttaaagttaattattgattataattattcaaatttattcaaaaaaaaaaaggcatatgtcttgtaatttttttatatattacataatcgttttgttcaaaattctaaaatattccGTCTTCCGTTTTCTTGCCAGGCCTTCAATTATTGTTGGATCACCAAAATATTCAACCTTAACTACCCACTAAGCCCAATAAGCCGCGCCTCAATTTCTTCCTGGCGGGATTATCAAATCCCTAAAATGGATGTGGCCCAATTGAAATATTGGTCCGGTATTCAGTTTATTATGAAAAAGAGAACAGATGTCCAAGATTTAGACATTTTCACATTCAGAAGTGTCATTGTCTTTTAAAGTTACAACTTTGTTCATAAAAAAGAAATCCTAATTTAGAGATAGATAATATAAATACTTGCATTTTAGAATCAATTCTATTacataattaatatgaaatttaaggCTCCTCCTCCATCTATTAGTAATTTGCGAAACTGGAGCAATGCAAGCGTGCGTTTAAAGACAAAAGCCAAATAAGTTATCCACTAAGACAAAACCCAAGGCCGTTAAAAAATTTGACTTTGACTCCCTTATTCTCCATTCGATTCATTCCTTGTAGTTCATACCTTTGATACCACTTCCAAATTTCAACCATTTTTCTAAACTCCCCAAACAACACTTATCCAAGTTTAGTTTTTCTAGAAACTAACATCAATGTCTTTGGTAGTTtacctgaaaaaaaaaaaaacccatctTAGTCATGTTTTGCAGACTTTTGCTTTGCATGGTAcgtaattatttaatacattagTACTTGCAAAAcctaatatatttaatttaggagTAAACTATGACAAAAGTAGATGTTGTACAAGAAACTTTGAATAGTCAAATTTTTGGGTAtaaaaaagttttgatttttgatttctataaaggttttttttttaattgttcgGTGAAATTCCATAAAAAGAAGGTGAAGTAGTTGTAGTTTGAATGGTTTGTTAATCCCGATTTCTTGAATTCAAGGTAAACtattataactaaaaataacCACAGAAGGACAGCAATTTTACAGCTAATTACAGTACAAAAGCAGCCACTAAGCCATAAGCTGTCAAATGATAAAACGAGACCTAGcttaatcattttactttttcaatctaattaaattatttccaccTGCTGTTTAAGATGTCAGAATTTCACAATATAGTACGTGAACATGTGTTATAAAACATGACATGTTTAGCAAGTATACTTTGATATGTTTAAacctaataaatattatatacaatgtaatatttaatcatttatatatataaatcatcaacaaattattattattattaaaatgtaatatttatatgttacttgagtttaattagaaattataacaatatttgACTAGAGATTCAAcaaataaacatttatatatataaaaaatcacaataaaatatgaaacaaacTTAAACTTGCTACGAGCAAGACTCAACTTGATTGCATCCTACCAATTACTTCCTTATTAATTCATTTCCTTTAATACAAGATGCTACACAATTTCCCAGTTTTTTTTACTCTTCCTTTGGAAATTGTCAACTGTTGAgtattcttttaataaatattatttaaaaatcaaaggaaGAAGTCGAGAATTTCAAATAGAGTTGTTTAGAACAAGCGAAGAatgtttgaaaaagaaaaatcagcCATAAAAACCATGCAATTTCAATATTACTTTATTACCTATCCGAAATAGTTATATTCATGCAAAACGCAGTCGTAGTTTCCTACACGAAATGACAATATTACCCATTGACTTTTTTAACGTGACGACATGACGAATTGTTCTCTCAAATCACACACCTACCCCCTCATTGACAAAGTTGCCTCCCCCATTTCATCATTTCTCATGGATTAAGACATACGAACTCCATCTTTTACCTTTTCCCTCAaccatttaataatattattaaatatattattttggacATTGCAACTTGGCCCAGATTCCAGACCTGGCCAAATTTTTCCGGTCAAATTTTTgcttcataaaataataaatgtaataaaaagaTGAGGTTAATATTTTCATCCATTAATTATAATACTATGTTTATTAGTGGAGATTCTAATGTTGATAGTAAAAGGATAATGAGCTGACCCCGACGAACTCACCAGCTTCTGGAACcacattattatattatataaatctaAGGTCAacttcaaggaaaaatcagGACCATTAAATCCAAATGAAGGGGATAAGTCCACATTTTTCGCGGTTGTGATGAATTGCCAGTACTTATTTGTCGTGCATACGAAATATTTCCATCATGTCAGGTATGTAAATAAACAACCCTAAATCCGTATATATTAAGGTCGgcatgataaaaaatataaaaagattattTATCCGAATTCtgaataaaaagaatattatttaaggAAGATATAGATAGTAGCactatatattatattgttattgaaatctattaaaataaaccGTTAGTGTCAGTCTagtttttaaacttttcaagCAGGTTTAGGAGTTGACAAAT
This sequence is a window from Gossypium raimondii isolate GPD5lz chromosome 5, ASM2569854v1, whole genome shotgun sequence. Protein-coding genes within it:
- the LOC105768889 gene encoding pentatricopeptide repeat-containing protein At2g06000, encoding MKGREYYQGPNFESGVPSRNFGHCQEENFEYLIRPRYGVGLHMTLFSFTTRASRVRPASKLFVPQYHIQFHGGSHPPGYKDVKVVQKHEAWFVKVVCTLFLYSQPLSDRSLGYLSKHLSPLIELQVVKWLNDPALGLKFFEFSRVNFNITHSFWTYTLLMRSLCNMGLHESAKLVFDYARIDRHLPDDTMVGFMISSFARAGDFGMAKKLLAEIQSDEVGIDIFALNNLLHMMIKQNKLEEAVSLYKENLGLNFNPDNRTFNILILGLCKARQVDKAFEFFNDMWIFGCFPDILTYNTIIGGLCRANEVDRGHELLNEIRLRDDCSPDVVTYTSVISGYCKLGKMGKASALLNEMINSGTVPSAVTFNVLIDGFGKVGDMLSAKSMYEKMVSFGCVADVVTFTSLIDGYCRNGDVNRSLQLWNTMKVRNISPNVYTFSIIINALCKENRLHEARELLKELTCTNIVPKPFIFNPVIDGFCKSGNLDEANLIAVEMKEKKCYPDKVTYTILIIGHCMKGRMLEAIGIFDKMLSVGCTPDDFAVHSLVSCLFKAGMPNEASRVSTIASQGKKSASSSSLDNNIPLRINRVVPVAA
- the LOC105768892 gene encoding thiol protease aleurain — translated: MAGLTLMSSVIFLLCCLASASTFEDTNPIQMVSDGLDSSVLRVIGHTRRAISFARFAYKHGKRYEDVEEIKLRFQIFKDNMDLIRSANKKGLPYSLSVNQFADLTWDEFRKHRIGAAQNCSATRKGNHQLTDVVLPESKDWRESGIVSPVKNQGSCGSCWAFSTTGALEAAYHQAFGKGISLSEQQLVDCAGAFNNFGCNGGLPSQAFEYIKYNGGLDTEEAYPYTAKDGQCTFSSENVGVQVIDAVNITLGSEDELKHAVAMVRPVSVAFEVVPSFNFYKSGVYTSDKCGNTSSDVNHAVLAVGYGIENGVPYWLIKNSWGAEWGDKGYFKMEMGKNMCGVATCASYPVVA